From a single Pseudorasbora parva isolate DD20220531a chromosome 17, ASM2467924v1, whole genome shotgun sequence genomic region:
- the trmt5 gene encoding tRNA (guanine(37)-N1)-methyltransferase isoform X2: MYAFTKRSGRLLFLVQKNHCCISLPQNLNQFARISLQFSTVVHYQKAMTDQPQTSTDLGLYKPPPTVRGMTELDRTAFSQTVSVPAIRIPTNVLNKVVKSLKKVALQRPGLKRVVDEHNEDGNKDCSNGEHRLLLLDPNSITSTDSFGSEEAEALKAYGVPQEIQRYELKLTYENLKSDEILRAVLPEGQDVTSGFSRVGHIAHMNLRDHQHPYKKLIGQVIIDKNPGITCVVNKTNTIDSTYRNFQMEVLAGESNMVAKVRENGVFYEFDFSRVYWNPRLSTEHERIVALLQRGDTVVDVFAGVGPFAIPAARRGCEVLANDLNPESFRWLQHNTKLNKVERKITPFNMDGRDFIRGPVQERLPDLMKGSQKIHVVMNLPALALEFLDAFRGLLGPEADQNLSCRDDNLPQVHCYGFSKEDDAQRDVVERAEASLKISLKGQCSVHLVRNVAPNKEMMCVSFTLPKGVLYSAHTQDRDSSEEPCPKKQKCEDLTD; encoded by the exons ATGTATGCATTCACGAAAAG atcTGGCAGACTTTTGTTCCTTGTGCAGAAAAATCACTGTTGTATCTCTCTGCCTCAAAATTTAAACCAGTTTGCAAGAATTTCCCTCCAGTTTTCCACTGTGGTCCATTATCAGAAAGCCATGACTGACCAACCCCAGACATCAACTGATCTGGGGCTGTACAAACCCCCTCCCACTGTCCGAGGAATGACAGAACTGGACCGGACGGCTTTCAGTCAGACAGTCAGTGTTCCTGCCATACGGATACCAACCAACGTTCTCAACAAAGTGGTGAAGAGTTTAAAGAAAGTGGCACTGCAGAGGCCAGGACTCAAACGGGTCGTGGATGAACACAATGAAGATGGTAATAAAGATTGTAGTAATGGAGAACATCGGCTTCTGCTACTGGATCCGAACAGCATTACATCTACAGATTCATTTGGCAGTGAAGAGGCAGAAGCTCTGAAAGCGTATGGGGTGCCTCAGGAGATCCAGAGATACGAACTGAAACTCACCTATGAGAACCTTAAGAGCGACGAGATACTGAGAGCTGTACTTCCTGAAGGACAGGATGTGACGTCAGGATTTAGCAGAGTGGGCCACATCGCCCACATGAACCTGAGAGACCACCAGCACCCCTACAAAAAACTGATTG gTCAAGTAATCATAGATAAGAACCCTGGCATTACCTGCGTGGTCAACAAGACCAACACCATTGATTCCACTTACAGGAACTTTCAAATGGAGGTTTTGGCAGGCGAGAGTAACATGGTGGCAAAG gtACGGGAGAATGGTGTATTTTACGAGTTTGATTTCTCTCGAGTGTACTGGAACCCTCGACTGAGCACTGAACACGAGCGCATCGTTGCCCTCCTTCAGCGCGGCGATACTGTAGTGGACGTGTTCGCCGGGGTCGGTCCGTTCGCGATCCCAGCGGCCCGACGGGGCTGCGAGGTCCTTGCTAACGACTTGAACCCGGAGTCCTTCCGCTGGCTCCAGCACAATACTAAGCTCAACAAGGTCGAACGAAAGATAACACCGTTTAACATGGATGGACGGGACTTCATCCGGGGACCGGTCCAGGAGCGTCTGCCTGATCTAATGAAGGGATCGCAAAAGATTCACGTGGTGATGAATCTCCCCGCACTGGCTCTCGAGTTCCTTGATGCTTTTAGAGGTCTGCTGGGTCCGGAGGCAGATCAGAATCTTTCCTGCCGAGACGACAACCTGCCTCAGGTGCATTGCTACGGATTCTCCAAGGAAGATGATGCTCAGAGGGATGTAGTGGAGCGGGCAGAGGCTAGTTTAAAGATTTCCCTGAAAGGACAGTGTTCTGTTCACCTGGTGAGGAATGTGGCACCAAATAAGGAAatgatgtgtgtgagttttACCCTGCCGAAAGGGGTCCTGTACAGCGCACACACCCAAGACAGAG ACAGTTCAGAGGAACCGTGTCCTAAGAAACAGAAGTGTGAGGATTTGACCGACTGA
- the slc38a6 gene encoding probable sodium-coupled neutral amino acid transporter 6, whose product MGKNSANYSVQTGSEYEPIGEESTPLLPQAVQVRGASFMSSAFNLMNAIMGSGILGLSYAMANTGIIGFSILLLVVSSLAVYSIHLLLLLCDKTGINSYEELGEKAFNRPGKIMVACTILIQNIGAMSSYLFILKSEMPPAITGFMSTESSGKWFEDGVTLLILVTVIVVLPLALLPKIGFLGYTSGLAFLFMLFFTVVVVVKKWSIPCPLPLNFTVSLSLNTSECTPQLFVISSKSAYAVPTMAFSFLCHTAVLPIYCELHRPTKQRMQNVTNVSISLSFVVYLISALFGYLTFYTHVESELLEGYDTYLPRDVLVMSVRLAILLAVLLTVPLIHFPARKALLMLCRREGEFSWLSHLLSCFFILTLVLLLAIFVPDIRNVFGVVGSTTSTCLLFVYPGMFYLRISSEPIRSRNSAGAVFLLVIGLVVGVLSLCVIIVSWVQGS is encoded by the exons ATGGGGAAAAACAGCGCAAACTACAGTGTCCAGACGGGGAGCGAGTATGAACCCATCGGAGAGGAGAGCACACCGCTGTTACCCCAG GCTGTTCAGGTTAGAGGTGCGTCCTTCATGTCTTCTGCCTTTAATCTGATGAACGCTATCATGGGTAGTGGCATCCTAGGTCTCTCGTATGCCATGGCCAATACGGGCATTATTGGATTCAG TATTCTGTTGCTCGTGGTCTCCAGTTTGGCTGTTTATTCTATCCATCTCCTGCTGCTCCTCTGTGACAAGACTG GCATCAACTCTTATGAAGAGCTTGGAGAAAAAGCCTTCAACAGACCTGGCAAG ATTATGGTGGCCTGTACTATTCTCATTCAGAACATTGGCG CAATGTCCAGCTACTTGTTCATCTTGAAGTCTGAAATGCCTCCTGCCATCACTGGCTTCATGAGCACAGAGAGTTCTGG AAAGTGGTTTGAGGATGGCGTTACCCTATTGATTTTAGTCACTGTGATTGTAGTGTTGCCATTGGCTCTTCTTCCAAAGATTG GTTTCTTGGGATACACCAGCGGTCTTGCATTCCTCTTTATGTTGTTCTTTACTGTAGTG GTGGTGGTAAAAAAATGGTCCATTCCCTGCCCGCTGCCATTGAACTTCACTGTGAGCCTG AGCTTAAATACCTCAGAGTGCACCCCACAACTGTTTGTGATCTCTAGtaag AGTGCTTATGCTGTCCCAACAATGGCTTTCTCCTTCCTGTGCCATACGGCGGTTTTACCTATTTACTGTGAGTTACACAG ACCCACAAAGCAGAGAATGCAGAATGTGACAAATGTCAGCATCTCTCTTAGTTTCGTGGTATATCTGATCTCGGCCCTTTTTGGATACCTCACCTTCTATA CACATGTGGAATCAGAGCTGTTGGAAGGATACGACACCTACCTACCGCGGGACGTTTTGGTGATGTCAGTGCGTCTTGCGATTCTATTGGCTGTTCTGCTCACTGTGCCGCTCATTCACTTCCCA GCGCGTAAAGCGTTGCTGATGTTATGCAGGAGAGAGGGGGAGTTCTCTTGGCTCTCTCATTTACTTTCCTGTTTTTTCATCCTCACTCTTGTGCTGCTGCTCGCTATTTTTGTCCCTGACATCAGGAATGTCTTTGGTGTGGTCG GTTCTACGACCTCCACATGTTTGCTGTTTGTGTATCCGGGAATGTTTTATTTGAGAATCagctctgagccaatcagatctCGCAATTCAGCAGGG
- the trmt5 gene encoding tRNA (guanine(37)-N1)-methyltransferase isoform X1, translating to MAAVWRGSGRLLFLVQKNHCCISLPQNLNQFARISLQFSTVVHYQKAMTDQPQTSTDLGLYKPPPTVRGMTELDRTAFSQTVSVPAIRIPTNVLNKVVKSLKKVALQRPGLKRVVDEHNEDGNKDCSNGEHRLLLLDPNSITSTDSFGSEEAEALKAYGVPQEIQRYELKLTYENLKSDEILRAVLPEGQDVTSGFSRVGHIAHMNLRDHQHPYKKLIGQVIIDKNPGITCVVNKTNTIDSTYRNFQMEVLAGESNMVAKVRENGVFYEFDFSRVYWNPRLSTEHERIVALLQRGDTVVDVFAGVGPFAIPAARRGCEVLANDLNPESFRWLQHNTKLNKVERKITPFNMDGRDFIRGPVQERLPDLMKGSQKIHVVMNLPALALEFLDAFRGLLGPEADQNLSCRDDNLPQVHCYGFSKEDDAQRDVVERAEASLKISLKGQCSVHLVRNVAPNKEMMCVSFTLPKGVLYSAHTQDRDSSEEPCPKKQKCEDLTD from the exons ATGGCAGCTGTCTGGAGAGG atcTGGCAGACTTTTGTTCCTTGTGCAGAAAAATCACTGTTGTATCTCTCTGCCTCAAAATTTAAACCAGTTTGCAAGAATTTCCCTCCAGTTTTCCACTGTGGTCCATTATCAGAAAGCCATGACTGACCAACCCCAGACATCAACTGATCTGGGGCTGTACAAACCCCCTCCCACTGTCCGAGGAATGACAGAACTGGACCGGACGGCTTTCAGTCAGACAGTCAGTGTTCCTGCCATACGGATACCAACCAACGTTCTCAACAAAGTGGTGAAGAGTTTAAAGAAAGTGGCACTGCAGAGGCCAGGACTCAAACGGGTCGTGGATGAACACAATGAAGATGGTAATAAAGATTGTAGTAATGGAGAACATCGGCTTCTGCTACTGGATCCGAACAGCATTACATCTACAGATTCATTTGGCAGTGAAGAGGCAGAAGCTCTGAAAGCGTATGGGGTGCCTCAGGAGATCCAGAGATACGAACTGAAACTCACCTATGAGAACCTTAAGAGCGACGAGATACTGAGAGCTGTACTTCCTGAAGGACAGGATGTGACGTCAGGATTTAGCAGAGTGGGCCACATCGCCCACATGAACCTGAGAGACCACCAGCACCCCTACAAAAAACTGATTG gTCAAGTAATCATAGATAAGAACCCTGGCATTACCTGCGTGGTCAACAAGACCAACACCATTGATTCCACTTACAGGAACTTTCAAATGGAGGTTTTGGCAGGCGAGAGTAACATGGTGGCAAAG gtACGGGAGAATGGTGTATTTTACGAGTTTGATTTCTCTCGAGTGTACTGGAACCCTCGACTGAGCACTGAACACGAGCGCATCGTTGCCCTCCTTCAGCGCGGCGATACTGTAGTGGACGTGTTCGCCGGGGTCGGTCCGTTCGCGATCCCAGCGGCCCGACGGGGCTGCGAGGTCCTTGCTAACGACTTGAACCCGGAGTCCTTCCGCTGGCTCCAGCACAATACTAAGCTCAACAAGGTCGAACGAAAGATAACACCGTTTAACATGGATGGACGGGACTTCATCCGGGGACCGGTCCAGGAGCGTCTGCCTGATCTAATGAAGGGATCGCAAAAGATTCACGTGGTGATGAATCTCCCCGCACTGGCTCTCGAGTTCCTTGATGCTTTTAGAGGTCTGCTGGGTCCGGAGGCAGATCAGAATCTTTCCTGCCGAGACGACAACCTGCCTCAGGTGCATTGCTACGGATTCTCCAAGGAAGATGATGCTCAGAGGGATGTAGTGGAGCGGGCAGAGGCTAGTTTAAAGATTTCCCTGAAAGGACAGTGTTCTGTTCACCTGGTGAGGAATGTGGCACCAAATAAGGAAatgatgtgtgtgagttttACCCTGCCGAAAGGGGTCCTGTACAGCGCACACACCCAAGACAGAG ACAGTTCAGAGGAACCGTGTCCTAAGAAACAGAAGTGTGAGGATTTGACCGACTGA